Proteins from one Hemibagrus wyckioides isolate EC202008001 linkage group LG16, SWU_Hwy_1.0, whole genome shotgun sequence genomic window:
- the LOC131367364 gene encoding uncharacterized protein LOC131367364: protein MESPCHILWIELGYDPDRFSLVKNYNDDYKGNSKIGDLFVIETDDREFYHAGVYYSKDEILHFMKASSSQDQIHFDKVEVFSRGKKFAIYRKKDEISEYTVKQNFHKLVATKPQFHIEYYNSIHFASDVLCVMQLTQDNLLTGLGHAPRGFSRVKYFDDDYSGNSEIGDLFIVKSDIPAIYHAGVYYKKEEIVHFRKKTTQSRSSGSSSNPSPGLTI from the exons ATG gaatCTCCATGTCACATCTTGTGGATAGAACTAGGATATGATCCGGACCGCTTCAGTCTTGTCAAAAACTATAATGATGACTACAAGGGAAATTCCAAAATTGGAGACCTCTTTGTTATAGAAACAGATGATAGAGAGTTCTATCATGCTGGAGTGTACTATTCTAAAGATGAGATTCTTCACTTCATGA AAGCAAGTTCCAGTCAAGATCAAATACACTTTGACAAGGTGGAGGTCTTTTCTAGAGGAAAGAAATTTGCAATTTATAGGAAGAAAGATGAAATCTCTGAATATACCGTCAAACAGAATTTTCATAAACTAGTGGCAACAAAGCCGCAGTTTCACATTGAATACTACAACAGCATTCATTTTGCCTCGGACGTTCTTTGTGTAATG caATTAACCCAGGACAACTTGCTGACTGGACTGGGACATGCTCCAAGGGGTTTCAGTCGTGTCAAATACTTTGATGATGACTACAGTGGAAATTCTGAAATTGGAGACCTCTTTATTGTGAAATCAGATATCCCAGCGATATATCATGCTGGAGTGTACTATAAAAAAGAGGAGATTGTTCATTTCAGAA AAAAGACTACACAATCAAGATCCTCCGGCTCATCAAGCAATCCTAGCCCAGGTTTGACAATATAG